The DNA segment GTGCGACATGAAATATCTTAGATCAGACGTCCACTTGCTGAATGGTGGGTTTAATTGCACACACACATGTTTCAAGTGACCACTTGCAGGCAAACAAAAGCTTGCTAGTGAGATACTTGTTGCAGACAACTAAATCTTCATAAGATAAGGAGAATAACCTGGTAAAGCCAAAATTTTGACAGGTGATGTCATGATGAAGCTTCCGGTAACGTCCTCCTGCTCTGTTTGGAGCATATTACACAACCAAGGGGATAAAGGTAACACATTTTAGTTCGAACTGATGGAAACACTAAATTAACACAGGGCTGGTAATAAGATGGTGAGTGTCCCTCACACCAGTACTAACTAAACATGCTCCCAGATGCCTAATTCAACAGATTCTTACCTCCACTCAAGCTCTAGCTAGCTAACCCTAAAAAATTCCACATCAGATACCTGTGATGTCCCAAAATTGTCATGGATATGGTACCTTCAATAGTTCCTAATTCATAAGGATAACAAAATGATGGGAAGTTTTGACACAAATTAGCAGATCATGCCATTTTCACATAATCACAGAGTGTTAAGATAGACTGGTATCACATATAGTGCCCTTTTTAGCATAACAAAAAGACAAGAATGTTCACTACCTAAACAAAGGCAATTAGCGTAGGCACAACAATGCATCTGAGGATTTGCTGCTAGAATGAATATCAATCCACATACCTTCTCAATATTGTCCATCATTATTCCTTTGACCTCAGTAATTTGAGCTCTCAACTTGGAGAGCTTGCTCATTTCTTCTGGATGATTTATGCAATACTGCATGTGCTCCTTGAGCCTGGGGCTGCTCAAACAAATAAGCAATCGGTTACAAGCCATTTGAAGTCCTTTAAAATATCAGGTGCGAAATTCTTCACATACCCAAATTCACGATCAAGATTGTAAGCAATGCTGAACCTATCTTCAAAAAGATcatcatcctcatcctcatcaGCAAGTGGGTGAGGACCTCCACCATCAATGATTGCTCCATAACGCTGCATGAAATCTTCCTTGACTCGCTCCAGAAACACAAATGGTACACTCCTCCCAACAGCTTCATCGGCTACCACAAGGAACACTACAAGGAAAGAAGTCAATCCGAAAAATTAGAAAATGCCATGGAACATACATGAAAACAAATTCACCAGATCAATAACCATACCAAACTCTTTATCAAGCAGAAAGTTGAATGTATGACCATCGCATGAGTAAGTAAATTTGTTGCTATTTCGAGGCAACTTCTGCAAGCACTGGACAGCAATAGTACTGAAATTCCCAGAAAATGTAGTGTGCTCGGCAAGCACCACAGCGCCTTTGGCCACAAAACTATATATCAGCGGCTGCTTGCTCATGGCTCCAAAGCAAAATCCCAATATAACCTACACCAGCGATTTCCTCAAAGCCCTTTACAACTGGTAAAAATCATAAGTATGGGCTCGATCAAATCAGCAAATCAAGAAATTCCACGCatagattcaaatgaatcagAGATCAGCCGGAGAAGAATTCAACCCGATCAAACAAGAACTAAAATTGCCTCGGAGTACATTGATCAGCCTAAATttgtattttatatcagaagccaTCACAGAAAGTCGTGATCCATCATAGAAAAACCGCAAACTGGAAGAAAACATAACGAATCGCACAGCGATGACCACGATCTCGCAAGAACTCCAAACTCTTCGGGAAACAAGAACTTGAAATTAGAAGACGGATTCTCGAaaaccataaaaaataaaaaataaaaaaaaaacgcgTGTCGGATCGGAAGAACCGAAGAGATCTACCACAAACCCCAAGCAGATGAAGTAGAATCGCACCTCGGGAACCCTAATTTTTGTTGCTTCGGCTCAAAGTATTTCGTCTTCTCTTCCGATCGAGCGTCGCAATTAATGCTGGGGAGACGAGATGGGGACGGGCTGAAGTAAGAAAACTTGATGGGAAAGAACCctcaaatttattataatatcaaTTTTACCATTTGTTTCTTTAAAATCTCGGGTAGGGGAAAAAGGGTACGCTGGTAATTTAAGCAGCCGTTCGTTGGTGACCGCATGGTGGGGTTGGAATGGTAGTTCAGTATTTACTTAAAATACCGCTTTTATCCTTCCAATTCTTTTATTCCTAACGTAATTGTGTACTGCTTCTTTTATTCTAATATCTCTTTCTGTATCTAATTTTAAATGCATTTTTTATTCAATAatcctatttttttttctttccctaatCGGTTCATAGGATAAATGGATCCGTCGAATTAGATGATTATCGATTACGATTTTTTTATGCAACATTTTAAtacttttcttaatattattaaaaaaattaaaattcagGACAAAAACATCAAAACAAATAATTTTGAAGAAACGGTAGTAACAGTCGCCATGGTTTCCTGTGAGTCAAAAgatcttgtagaaacatattggGCGAGTCCGGGAGCCAAAACAATCCAATCTGAAGCCACCACAAAATTATAATAAGAAATAACAATTATTATTCATATTTAGTAATTACCACTAATTATTAATCCTCCAAGAACCGAACATTCCTCATCTTATGCAACAAAAATTTCTGAAAACCTATATAGAGGGAAAGGATTAGAATGTGACTTCAACCAGATTTGTCACAGGTATTATTATTGTAAGCAAAGAGGCATCACATATCAAGGCTTAAATGGCATGTCTCATGTAAAAAGGATTTTGGCAC comes from the Musa acuminata AAA Group cultivar baxijiao chromosome BXJ2-8, Cavendish_Baxijiao_AAA, whole genome shotgun sequence genome and includes:
- the LOC103995658 gene encoding vesicle-associated membrane protein 727 encodes the protein MSKQPLIYSFVAKGAVVLAEHTTFSGNFSTIAVQCLQKLPRNSNKFTYSCDGHTFNFLLDKEFVFLVVADEAVGRSVPFVFLERVKEDFMQRYGAIIDGGGPHPLADEDEDDDLFEDRFSIAYNLDREFGPRLKEHMQYCINHPEEMSKLSKLRAQITEVKGIMMDNIEKVLDRGEKIELLVDKTESLQFQADSFQRQGRQLRRKMWLQNIRFKLIVAGTLIALILIIWLRACGGFKC